A stretch of Carnobacteriaceae bacterium zg-C25 DNA encodes these proteins:
- a CDS encoding LexA family transcriptional regulator: protein MHLGVIIKEFRDKNKLSMEQFANKAGISKAYVSVLEKNKDPRNGKPIIPSIPMIKNVANAMGISFEKLFNLLGDNELVSPIDNTSPTLSSTVQSIVETSVQLESQRQHNVLNYANTQLDEQNNIIDFPDLKEDEEEYVTVQLYGAASAGKGLDLYDEVVEEIPYPKPVPNHDIALRVHGDSMEPIFRDDEIIFIKKSHEINHGQIGVFILNGQGFLKKFYRDVDGLRLVSLNKKYDDLIVQEFDDIQLIGVVVM, encoded by the coding sequence ATGCATTTAGGAGTAATAATAAAAGAATTTAGAGATAAAAATAAATTATCTATGGAACAATTTGCTAATAAAGCAGGGATAAGCAAAGCTTATGTTTCTGTTCTTGAAAAAAATAAAGACCCTAGAAATGGAAAACCTATTATTCCATCTATACCAATGATTAAAAATGTAGCTAATGCTATGGGAATTTCTTTTGAAAAATTATTTAATTTATTGGGAGATAATGAATTAGTGTCTCCAATCGATAACACTTCCCCTACTCTCTCATCAACCGTACAATCAATCGTGGAGACTTCTGTTCAATTAGAATCACAACGACAACACAACGTATTAAATTACGCTAACACGCAACTAGACGAGCAAAATAACATCATTGATTTCCCTGATTTAAAAGAAGACGAAGAAGAATATGTAACTGTTCAATTATACGGTGCAGCAAGCGCTGGTAAGGGATTAGATTTATATGATGAAGTTGTTGAAGAAATACCGTATCCAAAACCAGTACCAAATCACGATATTGCGTTACGTGTTCATGGAGATAGTATGGAGCCGATATTTAGAGATGATGAAATTATCTTTATTAAAAAGTCACATGAAATCAATCACGGACAAATTGGCGTATTTATTTTAAATGGACAAGGTTTCTTGAAAAAATTTTATCGTGACGTGGATGGTTTGAGATTAGTGTCATTAAATAAAAAGTATGATGATTTGATTGTGCAAGAGTTTGATGATATTCAACTTATCGGGGTTGTGGTGATGTAG
- a CDS encoding KilA-N domain-containing protein, with translation MVKIVANGNEISILNKDSDYISLTDIAKYKNTDNPADIIKNWLRNRNTLEFLGTWEKMNNPNFKLVEFDGFRSQAGLNSFIMTPKKWIENTGAVGIKSSSGRYGGTYAHSDIAFEFASWISPEFKLYIIQDYQRLKQEEAYKNQIDWQVNRYISKLNYSIHTDAIKERLITPKLTKQQIRFTYANEADLLNVALYGMTAKEFKETYPDKKGNLRDNSTIEQLLIMNNLQTLNAEMIKNNIPSSKRLESLNKIALEQLSILQKNNQKALQQLKQLK, from the coding sequence ATGGTTAAAATAGTTGCGAACGGAAATGAAATATCAATATTAAATAAAGATAGTGATTATATCAGTTTAACCGATATTGCTAAATATAAAAATACGGACAATCCAGCCGACATTATAAAAAATTGGTTGCGCAACAGGAACACATTAGAATTTTTAGGTACATGGGAAAAAATGAATAATCCTAATTTTAAACTGGTCGAATTCGACGGGTTTAGAAGTCAAGCAGGATTAAATAGCTTTATTATGACACCTAAAAAATGGATTGAAAATACCGGTGCTGTAGGGATAAAATCATCTTCAGGAAGATATGGCGGAACATATGCACATAGTGACATTGCTTTTGAATTTGCTTCTTGGATTTCTCCAGAATTTAAGCTATATATCATCCAAGATTATCAACGTTTAAAACAAGAAGAAGCTTATAAAAACCAAATTGATTGGCAAGTTAATCGATATATTTCAAAATTAAATTACAGTATTCATACCGATGCTATCAAAGAACGTTTAATTACACCAAAATTAACAAAGCAACAAATTCGTTTTACGTATGCTAACGAAGCCGATTTATTAAATGTCGCCTTATACGGTATGACCGCAAAAGAATTTAAAGAAACGTATCCTGATAAAAAAGGTAATCTACGAGATAATTCAACAATTGAACAATTACTGATTATGAATAATCTACAAACTTTAAATGCTGAAATGATTAAAAATAATATTCCTTCATCTAAAAGATTAGAAAGTTTAAATAAAATTGCATTAGAACAATTATCAATCTTACAAAAAAATAATCAAAAGGCATTACAACAACTAAAACAACTTAAGTAA
- a CDS encoding site-specific integrase has protein sequence MARVYKRGKTWHYRVRFIKNKEIVFDKSAGGFLTKKEADFEAKKVELNYKQGANVNPKEITFYEYYSKYINLFKMGSHGNRADDFYITTVKKANELFGNTLLSDVTRNVYQSALNEMATTFAKATVKKYHNHFKGCLAHAVEEQILPFNPATKIVLKGNSTREKSIDNKFISLTEAKKLKSALLDERYHQQLTSRNICIIALETGMRFGEILAMTWDRLDWEKQQYKIDRSWDYLHSNTFKSTKTNNIRFIKLSNELISFLRKIKEWQQAEDIYTSNGLIMMNQDKEIITNNAVNKTLRKACVRCGIKSITLHSLRHTHGSILLLKGFSILYISKRLGHATVSTTQNVYLHILAELEEQEDNKIVDGIL, from the coding sequence ATGGCTAGAGTTTATAAACGTGGAAAAACTTGGCACTATCGTGTTCGATTTATCAAAAATAAAGAAATTGTGTTTGATAAAAGTGCAGGTGGGTTTTTAACAAAAAAAGAAGCTGACTTTGAAGCCAAAAAAGTGGAATTAAATTATAAACAAGGCGCTAACGTTAATCCTAAGGAAATAACGTTCTATGAATACTACAGTAAATATATAAATTTATTTAAAATGGGATCGCATGGGAATCGTGCAGATGACTTTTATATAACTACCGTAAAAAAAGCAAATGAACTTTTTGGGAACACTCTTCTTTCTGACGTTACACGAAACGTTTATCAATCTGCTTTAAATGAAATGGCTACAACGTTCGCGAAAGCCACAGTCAAAAAATATCATAATCACTTTAAAGGGTGTTTAGCACACGCCGTTGAAGAACAAATACTACCATTCAATCCTGCTACTAAGATTGTTTTAAAAGGAAACTCTACTAGAGAAAAATCAATTGATAACAAATTTATTAGTCTTACTGAAGCGAAAAAATTGAAAAGTGCTTTATTAGATGAACGGTATCATCAACAGCTTACAAGCCGAAATATATGTATCATCGCATTAGAAACGGGGATGCGGTTTGGTGAAATTTTAGCAATGACTTGGGATAGATTAGATTGGGAAAAACAGCAATATAAAATTGATAGATCGTGGGATTATTTACATTCCAATACATTCAAATCTACAAAAACAAACAATATTCGATTTATTAAATTATCAAACGAGTTAATTTCTTTTTTACGAAAAATAAAAGAATGGCAACAGGCAGAAGACATATACACTTCTAACGGTTTGATTATGATGAATCAAGATAAAGAAATAATAACAAATAATGCTGTAAATAAAACACTTAGAAAAGCTTGTGTTCGTTGTGGTATCAAAAGTATTACACTTCACTCTTTACGTCACACACATGGCTCTATTTTACTTTTAAAAGGCTTTTCTATTTTGTACATTTCAAAAAGATTAGGGCATGCGACTGTTTCTACAACGCAAAATGTCTATTTGCATATTTTAGCAGAGTTAGAAGAACAAGAAGATAATAAGATAGTTGACGGTATCCTTTGA
- a CDS encoding IS1182 family transposase — MFYKENHPNDEIILNTLSELVPKDHLLRKIDKSIDFNFIYDITSPYYSHTNGRNSLDPVVLFKLVFLKDIYGIKSMRETIKRVETDVAFRWFLNLPFSKPTPHYSTFSQNYIRRFQGTSVFEDIFNTIVHQAISHHLISGTALFTDSTHIKANANKNKFKNAIIETVQERKRDLENEINAEREAIGKKPFNYTDKIISKSIKESTTDPESGYYHRDNKEKGFMYLDHRSVDGKHNFIVDCFITPGNVHDSVPYVSRLTHIIETFNFNVNCVALDSGYYKKDILKFLEEKKIFSVIGYRRFHRNPDHKFFRYNSSIDCFTDTRTGEIYTYRNIDRQGYKQYRISDNSNKRILRRAIDADVYDRCRERRLSTFGKALYKRRKETIERSFADSKQNHGYRFAQYRGVTKMQQYTWLSCAAQNMKKMAILLTGDSHFLRYYSSFRILKFKIQHIFHFLKNMLDFLLVLSTV, encoded by the coding sequence ATGTTTTATAAAGAAAATCATCCAAATGACGAAATCATATTAAACACATTATCCGAATTAGTACCAAAAGATCATTTACTACGTAAAATTGATAAATCAATTGATTTCAATTTTATTTATGATATTACTTCTCCTTACTATAGTCATACCAACGGTCGTAATAGTTTAGATCCAGTTGTTTTATTTAAATTAGTCTTTTTAAAAGATATTTACGGTATTAAATCAATGCGAGAAACCATTAAACGTGTCGAAACTGATGTGGCGTTTAGATGGTTTTTAAACCTTCCTTTCTCTAAACCAACTCCTCATTATTCCACTTTTTCTCAAAATTATATTCGCCGTTTTCAAGGTACTTCTGTGTTTGAAGATATATTTAACACTATTGTACACCAAGCTATCTCACATCATTTAATTAGTGGGACAGCATTATTTACAGATTCCACACATATTAAAGCAAATGCCAATAAAAATAAATTTAAAAACGCTATTATTGAAACCGTTCAAGAACGTAAACGAGATTTAGAAAACGAAATTAACGCTGAACGAGAAGCTATTGGAAAAAAGCCTTTTAATTACACTGATAAAATCATCTCTAAATCCATTAAAGAAAGTACGACTGATCCAGAAAGTGGATATTACCATAGAGATAATAAAGAAAAGGGATTTATGTACTTAGACCATCGTAGTGTAGATGGTAAACATAATTTTATTGTGGATTGCTTTATTACACCAGGCAACGTGCATGATAGTGTACCGTATGTGTCGCGATTAACACATATAATCGAAACATTTAATTTTAATGTGAATTGTGTCGCGTTAGATAGCGGATATTATAAAAAAGACATTTTAAAATTTTTAGAAGAGAAAAAGATATTTTCTGTGATTGGGTATCGACGTTTTCATCGCAATCCTGACCATAAATTTTTTCGATATAATTCATCTATAGATTGTTTTACGGATACACGTACGGGAGAAATTTATACCTACAGAAATATTGATAGACAAGGATATAAACAGTATCGTATAAGCGATAATAGTAATAAACGGATACTACGTCGAGCGATAGATGCTGATGTATACGATAGATGTCGTGAACGTCGATTATCTACGTTTGGGAAAGCATTATATAAACGACGGAAAGAAACGATTGAGCGTAGTTTTGCAGACTCTAAGCAAAATCATGGGTATCGATTTGCGCAATATAGAGGAGTAACCAAGATGCAACAGTATACTTGGTTATCTTGTGCTGCCCAAAACATGAAAAAAATGGCAATTCTACTCACTGGAGATAGCCATTTTTTGAGATATTATTCTTCATTTCGTATTTTAAAATTCAAAATCCAACATATTTTTCATTTTTTAAAAAATATGTTGGATTTTTTATTGGTATTGTCAACAGTCTGA
- a CDS encoding peptide chain release factor 3 codes for MNLTQEISKRRTFAIISHPDAGKTTITEQLLLYGGAIRQAGTVKGKKTGKFAKSDWMEIEKQRGISVTSSVMQVDYDGKRINILDTPGHEDFSEDTYRTLMAVDSAVMVIDSAKGIEPQTKKLFKVCRMRGIPIFTFINKLDRDGREPLDLVAELEDVLGIQAYPMNWPMGMGKGFLGLYDRYNKRVELSKPEENGDNDYLPLNENGEVDGDYTFKLSTLYDQTLEDMLLLNEAGNPFSLEAIQDGELTPVFFGSALTGFGVSTFLDAFVDLAPSPKETETKEEVVVAPDNTEFTGFIFKIQANMNPAHRDRIAFVRICSGEFTPGMDVTVTRSNKKMKLSHTTQFMADARESVQTAVAGDIIGLYDTGNFQIGDTLFTGKKPIQFKDLPQFTPEIFMKVTAKNVMKQKSFHKGVEQLVQEGAIQLYKTYHTEDYILGAVGQLQFEVFQYRLLNEYNSEIVMTPMGNKIARWIEEEDLDPNMSSSRNLLARDRFGNPVFLFENAFAERWFADKYPDIKLKTLL; via the coding sequence ATGAATTTAACACAAGAAATTAGTAAGCGCCGTACATTTGCGATTATTTCGCATCCGGATGCGGGGAAAACGACCATTACAGAGCAACTTTTATTATATGGTGGAGCCATTCGACAAGCCGGTACAGTAAAAGGTAAAAAAACAGGGAAATTTGCTAAATCAGACTGGATGGAAATCGAAAAGCAACGTGGTATTTCGGTAACCAGTTCCGTCATGCAAGTCGATTATGATGGCAAACGCATTAATATTTTAGATACACCCGGCCACGAAGATTTTTCAGAAGACACTTATCGTACACTAATGGCAGTGGATAGTGCGGTGATGGTTATCGACTCAGCGAAAGGGATTGAACCACAGACGAAAAAATTATTTAAAGTTTGCCGTATGCGTGGCATTCCAATTTTTACATTCATTAATAAATTAGACCGCGACGGTCGTGAACCGTTAGATTTAGTTGCCGAGTTGGAAGATGTACTTGGTATTCAAGCGTATCCAATGAATTGGCCAATGGGTATGGGAAAAGGCTTTTTAGGGTTATACGACCGTTATAACAAACGTGTGGAATTGTCTAAACCCGAGGAAAACGGAGACAACGACTATTTACCGTTGAATGAAAATGGAGAAGTCGATGGCGATTACACGTTTAAACTATCAACGTTATACGATCAAACATTGGAAGATATGTTGTTGTTAAATGAAGCGGGGAATCCATTTTCTTTAGAAGCTATCCAAGACGGTGAATTAACACCAGTATTTTTCGGTTCAGCTTTAACAGGATTTGGTGTGTCTACTTTTTTAGATGCCTTTGTTGATTTAGCGCCGTCACCAAAAGAAACGGAAACAAAAGAAGAAGTTGTCGTTGCGCCAGACAATACAGAATTTACGGGATTCATTTTCAAGATTCAAGCCAATATGAACCCGGCGCATCGTGACCGTATTGCTTTTGTGCGTATTTGTTCGGGCGAATTTACACCGGGAATGGATGTTACCGTAACACGTTCCAATAAAAAAATGAAACTATCGCATACGACGCAATTTATGGCGGATGCACGTGAGAGCGTGCAAACGGCGGTTGCAGGGGATATTATCGGGTTGTATGATACAGGAAATTTCCAAATTGGAGATACGTTGTTTACGGGTAAAAAGCCAATTCAATTTAAAGATTTACCACAATTTACACCAGAAATTTTTATGAAAGTAACGGCTAAAAATGTGATGAAACAAAAATCATTTCATAAAGGTGTTGAGCAATTGGTTCAAGAAGGTGCTATTCAGTTGTACAAAACGTACCATACAGAAGATTATATTTTGGGTGCCGTTGGACAATTACAGTTTGAAGTGTTCCAATACCGTTTATTAAACGAATACAATTCAGAAATTGTAATGACACCAATGGGGAATAAAATTGCCCGATGGATTGAAGAAGAGGACTTGGATCCAAATATGAGTTCAAGCCGTAACTTATTGGCACGCGATAGATTTGGCAATCCGGTATTTTTATTTGAAAATGCTTTTGCAGAACGTTGGTTTGCCGATAAATACCCAGATATTAAATTGAAAACATTATTATAA
- the yidA gene encoding sugar-phosphatase, with translation MVKLVAIDIDGTLLNSAGVLTDAVKNTLKKASEKGVKVVLATGRPLKGVEALLKELDLVGGDQYVITYNGSLVQTTDGTKVIKEYGLSLETFNEVNALANDYDVSFYAADRSYLYTTQRDIGIYVAYESNLVKMPIRVRTLEEVQNSQLSIQKMMFADDPQKIDDVVAKLPEWFTQKYFTVKSTPFYLEILHKEANKGNALKALCEHLNIPLSDVMAIGDNHNDMDMIVIAGESVAMGNAVEAIKLAAKHQTTSHNEDGVAHIVSKIVLGD, from the coding sequence ATGGTTAAATTAGTGGCTATCGATATTGATGGTACTTTGTTAAATAGTGCAGGTGTTTTAACGGATGCAGTGAAAAACACATTAAAAAAAGCGAGTGAAAAAGGCGTGAAAGTGGTGCTGGCTACAGGTCGTCCGCTAAAAGGTGTGGAGGCGTTGCTCAAAGAGTTGGATTTAGTCGGTGGCGATCAGTACGTCATTACGTATAATGGCTCGCTTGTTCAAACAACGGATGGGACGAAAGTGATTAAAGAATACGGACTGTCTTTAGAAACGTTCAATGAAGTGAATGCATTGGCAAACGACTACGACGTGAGTTTCTATGCGGCGGATCGTTCGTATTTGTACACGACGCAACGTGATATTGGTATTTATGTGGCGTATGAATCTAACTTGGTCAAAATGCCAATTCGTGTGCGAACATTAGAAGAAGTGCAAAACAGTCAACTTAGCATTCAAAAAATGATGTTTGCTGATGACCCACAAAAAATTGACGATGTAGTGGCAAAGTTACCAGAATGGTTTACGCAAAAGTATTTTACGGTAAAAAGTACGCCGTTTTATTTGGAAATTTTGCATAAAGAAGCGAATAAAGGGAACGCGTTAAAAGCGCTGTGTGAGCATTTGAATATCCCTTTATCTGATGTGATGGCAATTGGTGATAATCACAACGACATGGATATGATTGTGATTGCTGGAGAGAGTGTTGCGATGGGTAATGCGGTAGAGGCTATCAAGCTTGCTGCTAAACATCAAACGACAAGTCATAACGAAGATGGTGTGGCGCACATCGTTTCTAAAATTGTTTTAGGTGATTAA
- a CDS encoding HD domain-containing protein, whose translation MTVELTQEKVFRDPVHGYIHVQHQTILDLINTKEFQRLRRIKQLGTSSSTFHGAEHSRFSHSLGVYEIARRICDKFKRTYSSKYVGDGLWDDAERLVTLCAALLHDVGHGPFSHTFEKVFETNHENITVDIILSKNTEINDVLSRVSADFPEKVASVIQKTYPNPQVVQMISSQIDADRMDYLLRDAYFSAVSYGMFDLNRILRVIRPHRDGICFDASGMHAVEDYIVSRYQMYMQVYFHSVSRSVEVLIDNLFRRAKYCYEKGLMTQIETMPLLVPFFEKTWTLDDYLRLDDGVMTTYFTAFMYQDDDVLKDLAHRYLTRKLFKSIEIKADETCQHVKEAIQAHGYDVDYYTGFNSSFDLPYDFYRPNSQKARVSIQLLNKDGSLTELSQASALVAALTGKQNGDNRFFFPKELIKDKAFLEVLNTVDVKKYYSQHLN comes from the coding sequence ATGACAGTAGAATTAACACAAGAAAAAGTATTCCGTGATCCCGTACACGGCTACATTCATGTGCAACATCAAACGATTTTAGATTTAATTAACACAAAAGAATTCCAACGTTTACGCCGTATTAAACAGTTGGGTACATCATCATCAACGTTTCACGGAGCGGAGCATTCTCGTTTTTCACATTCACTCGGGGTGTATGAAATCGCTCGTCGAATTTGTGATAAATTTAAACGGACGTACAGTTCAAAATATGTTGGTGATGGCTTGTGGGACGATGCGGAACGTCTAGTAACTTTATGTGCGGCGTTGCTACACGACGTGGGTCATGGACCATTTTCGCATACCTTTGAAAAAGTGTTTGAAACAAATCATGAAAATATTACGGTTGACATTATTTTGTCGAAAAACACTGAAATTAACGACGTGTTGTCGCGTGTGTCGGCAGATTTTCCGGAAAAAGTGGCAAGCGTCATTCAAAAAACATACCCTAATCCACAAGTGGTGCAAATGATTTCTAGTCAGATTGATGCCGATCGCATGGATTATTTATTGCGTGATGCGTATTTTTCAGCGGTTAGTTACGGTATGTTTGATTTAAACCGTATTTTACGGGTGATTCGTCCACATCGTGACGGCATTTGTTTTGATGCGTCTGGGATGCATGCGGTTGAAGATTATATCGTGTCGCGTTACCAAATGTACATGCAAGTGTATTTCCATTCGGTATCACGTAGTGTAGAAGTATTGATTGACAATTTGTTCCGTCGTGCAAAGTATTGCTATGAAAAAGGCTTAATGACACAAATCGAAACGATGCCATTGTTAGTGCCGTTTTTTGAAAAAACATGGACGCTTGATGATTATTTACGTTTAGACGACGGTGTGATGACGACGTATTTTACAGCGTTTATGTATCAAGATGATGATGTCTTGAAAGATTTAGCGCATCGCTATTTAACTCGTAAATTGTTTAAGTCGATAGAAATTAAAGCAGATGAAACGTGTCAGCATGTGAAAGAAGCGATTCAAGCGCATGGGTATGATGTCGATTACTACACAGGATTTAACAGTAGTTTTGATTTGCCATACGATTTTTATCGTCCAAATTCGCAAAAAGCACGTGTGTCGATTCAATTATTGAATAAAGACGGTTCGTTAACCGAATTATCTCAAGCCAGTGCGCTTGTTGCGGCTTTAACCGGAAAACAAAATGGCGATAATCGATTCTTTTTCCCAAAAGAATTGATTAAAGATAAAGCGTTTTTGGAAGTTTTAAATACCGTTGATGTGAAAAAGTATTATAGTCAGCACTTGAACTAA
- the msrB gene encoding peptide-methionine (R)-S-oxide reductase MsrB, with product MSTFNQDELKQRLTPLQYDVTQNSATERPFTGEYDDFYEEGIYVDIVSGEPLFSSTDKYDAGCGWPAFAKPIEDNFLTRHEDNTLARTRTEVRSKEADSHLGHVFTDGLEELGGLRYCINSAALRFVPVSDLEKEGYGKYLTLFQ from the coding sequence ATGAGCACTTTTAATCAAGATGAGTTAAAACAACGTTTAACGCCGTTACAATACGACGTGACACAAAACAGCGCCACAGAAAGACCGTTTACAGGGGAGTACGACGATTTTTATGAAGAAGGTATTTATGTAGACATCGTGAGTGGTGAGCCGTTGTTTAGTTCGACGGATAAATACGATGCTGGTTGTGGCTGGCCGGCATTTGCCAAACCGATTGAGGACAATTTTTTAACGCGTCACGAAGATAATACGTTAGCGCGTACACGTACAGAGGTGCGTTCAAAAGAAGCGGATTCGCATTTAGGGCACGTGTTTACAGACGGTTTAGAAGAATTAGGCGGTTTACGTTACTGCATTAATTCTGCTGCGTTACGTTTTGTGCCAGTGAGCGACCTTGAAAAAGAAGGTTATGGCAAATATTTAACATTATTTCAATAA
- a CDS encoding FtsW/RodA/SpoVE family cell cycle protein, whose translation MIAVYSTTVLINGGSIQATIMHFIWYVLGGFAIVLLLQFDAKKLWRLSLVAYIVGLLLLIAILFLYDRQLAAVSGARSWFRLGSFSFQPSEIAKISLIIFLSRVVTQHNTTYRRRNVKTDWQLLVKIVAWTLPYLALVVLQNDLGTTLVIMAIVLGIVITSGISAKILVPMISGVFLLGALLIYLTVNHRDILVFLGFKQYQFARIDAWLDPFGAGYQNSYQLRNAIVAIATGGTFGKGIGVSEVHIPVRESDMIFSTIAENFGFIGSFAVIIVYFVLVYQLIRVCFTTKNEFYTYMSVGITSMIVFHVFENIGMNVGLLPLTGIPLPFISQGGTALVANLIAIGLILSMQYQIYGKKRVDENEHF comes from the coding sequence ATGATAGCCGTCTATTCCACAACGGTATTAATTAATGGAGGCAGCATTCAAGCGACCATCATGCATTTTATATGGTATGTTTTGGGTGGTTTTGCCATTGTGCTTTTATTGCAATTCGACGCTAAAAAATTATGGCGGTTATCTCTTGTTGCCTATATTGTGGGCCTATTATTATTGATTGCCATATTGTTTTTGTATGATAGACAGTTAGCTGCAGTATCCGGTGCGCGCAGTTGGTTTAGATTAGGTTCATTTAGTTTTCAGCCGTCAGAAATTGCTAAAATTTCGTTAATTATTTTTTTATCACGTGTCGTGACACAACACAACACAACGTACCGCAGACGTAATGTCAAAACGGATTGGCAGTTGTTGGTAAAAATTGTGGCGTGGACGTTGCCGTATTTGGCGTTAGTCGTGTTACAAAATGACTTAGGGACAACGTTAGTGATTATGGCGATTGTTTTAGGTATTGTCATTACGTCAGGCATCTCGGCTAAAATTTTAGTTCCAATGATTAGTGGTGTATTTTTATTAGGGGCGCTACTCATTTATTTAACGGTAAATCATAGAGATATTTTAGTGTTTCTTGGTTTTAAACAATATCAATTTGCTCGTATTGATGCGTGGTTGGATCCATTTGGTGCCGGTTATCAAAATTCATACCAATTGCGTAATGCCATTGTTGCGATTGCCACAGGTGGTACGTTTGGAAAAGGTATTGGTGTGAGTGAGGTACACATTCCGGTTCGTGAATCGGATATGATTTTTTCAACGATTGCGGAAAACTTTGGGTTTATTGGTAGTTTTGCCGTTATTATCGTTTATTTTGTGTTGGTGTATCAATTGATACGCGTGTGCTTTACGACAAAAAATGAGTTTTATACGTATATGAGTGTAGGGATTACCTCTATGATTGTGTTCCATGTTTTTGAAAACATTGGAATGAACGTTGGGTTACTACCGTTGACTGGTATTCCGTTGCCGTTTATCTCTCAAGGTGGGACCGCTTTAGTTGCCAATCTAATTGCGATTGGGTTAATATTAAGTATGCAATATCAAATTTATGGAAAGAAAAGGGTGGATGAAAATGAGCACTTTTAA
- a CDS encoding IS30 family transposase — translation MSKTNYNTKKQYKQLSLIERTKIETLLNEKKPIRYIAEQLGRNISTIYREIKRGSVNQIVNRNGIQRDELKYYAETSHYIYKAKQQNKYHNNLTEKFSQQFFKDLQQVVTEKYRTHSIDTFVHWYRQNHPNEKVPCTKTVYTFVHQGIIPIKPIDLPKMVSIRKRPKKDNTKTYKKNMGTSIENRPDVANNRTEFGHWEIDLVLFKKTKNEALLLTLVERQTRYTIIRKINDKTALCVLRTLKNIFKQYRKSTFKSITSDNGSEFASLSELESKYLNIYYAHPYSSYERGTNENHNGQIREFLPKGKSINTVKKSTIRKIESCLNQKIRRKLGYRTPAELFLLRVD, via the coding sequence ATGTCTAAAACAAATTATAACACAAAAAAACAATATAAACAGCTATCTTTGATTGAACGCACAAAAATTGAAACGTTATTAAACGAAAAGAAACCAATACGATATATTGCTGAACAACTCGGACGAAATATATCTACAATTTATAGAGAAATTAAACGTGGAAGTGTTAATCAAATCGTTAATCGAAATGGTATCCAACGTGACGAATTAAAATATTACGCTGAAACAAGCCATTACATCTATAAAGCTAAGCAACAAAATAAATATCATAATAATTTAACTGAAAAATTTAGTCAGCAATTTTTCAAAGACTTACAACAGGTAGTTACTGAAAAATATAGAACCCATAGTATTGATACCTTTGTACATTGGTATCGGCAAAATCACCCTAATGAGAAGGTCCCTTGTACGAAAACGGTTTATACGTTTGTCCATCAAGGTATTATCCCTATCAAACCAATTGATTTACCCAAAATGGTAAGCATTAGAAAACGACCAAAAAAAGATAACACCAAAACATACAAGAAAAATATGGGAACATCTATCGAAAATCGACCAGACGTAGCGAATAATCGTACAGAATTTGGACATTGGGAAATTGATTTAGTCTTATTTAAGAAGACGAAAAATGAAGCACTATTATTAACGTTAGTAGAACGACAAACACGTTATACAATTATACGTAAAATAAATGATAAAACAGCACTATGTGTCTTACGGACATTAAAGAATATTTTTAAACAATATAGGAAATCAACCTTCAAGAGTATTACATCTGATAATGGTTCAGAATTCGCCTCGTTATCTGAATTAGAATCGAAATATTTAAACATTTACTATGCACACCCTTATTCATCTTATGAGCGTGGTACTAACGAAAACCATAACGGACAGATACGGGAGTTTTTACCTAAGGGTAAATCTATCAACACCGTTAAAAAGTCAACTATTCGTAAAATAGAATCCTGCTTAAATCAGAAAATACGACGTAAATTAGGTTATCGTACACCTGCGGAGTTATTTTTATTGCGGGTAGATTAA